In one Sander lucioperca isolate FBNREF2018 chromosome 7, SLUC_FBN_1.2, whole genome shotgun sequence genomic region, the following are encoded:
- the LOC116045643 gene encoding proline-rich protein 2-like → MFSSKFLSGANPLNAVSSAVNKFGLFGDDGEGDKNKKAPSQQLTPSGGQQPGAGPDKGPQQPHGPQKSGQGPPMQKGQPLPKQGSPQLHGNGQAGPPNKPGGQQAAPKEGTQPEDQLKGQPQKNQPKGPPQQGSPKPGAQQHIVTKSGAQPGSPKASTQQVPPKTGMQQGPAKTGAQQQQPAKTGVQESTKVGSQKAGSQQGSPKVRQQQGSPKLSQQQESYPKVAQQQQGSSKVGQQQQGFRTTPQQQSSDKPGPQQPTKAGSQA, encoded by the exons ATGTTTTCCTCTAAATTCCTTAGTGGGGCCAATCCGCTCAATGCCGTGTCCTCTGCTGTGAATAAGTTTGGTTTATTTGGAGATGATGGGGAGGGGGATAAGAATAAGAAAGCACCTTCCCAGCAGTTGACACCATCTGGAGGACAGCAGCCAGGAGCAGGCCCTGACAAAGGCCCCCAACAACCGCATGGACCCCAAAAATCAGGCCAGGGTCCACCTATGCAAAAGGGCCAGCCTCTTCCTAAACAAGGATCACCACAGCTGCATGGGAATGGACAGGCTGGACCCCCAAACAAGCCCGGTGGGCAACAAGCTGCTCCAAAGGAAGGGACACAGCCTGAAGACCAGCTTAAAGGACAGCCACAAAAAAATCAACCTAAGGGCCCACCACAGCAAGGTTCACCTAAGCCTGGAGCTCAACAACATATTGTGACTAAGAGTGGAGCTCAACCAGGATCTCCAAAGGCTTCTACACAACAGGTTCCACCTAAGACAGGGATGCAACAAGGGCCTGCTAAGACTGgtgcacagcaacaacaacctgcaAAGACTGGGGTGCAAGAGTCCACAAAGGTTGGGTCACAAAAAGCTGGCTCACAGCAAGGGTCCCCGAAAGTAAG ACAACAACAGGGCTCACCCAAACTTTCACAGCAACAAGAGAGTTACCCTAAAGTGGCACAGCAACAACAGGGCTCATCTAAGGTGGGACAACAACAGCAAGGCTTCAGGACTACACCCCAGCAGCAGTCCTCTGATAAGCCTGGGCCTCAGCAACCAACCAAAGCCGGATCTCA AGCTTAA